In the Burkholderia glumae LMG 2196 = ATCC 33617 genome, one interval contains:
- a CDS encoding non-ribosomal peptide synthetase translates to MSTVSFMADLQRRGIRLYAKAGQLAADAAPGMLTAGLIEQIRDRKAEILDLLDSLEAQAARARDAAPPEAAADAGNGGDAAGDGQLSDGQQQMVLASRLAHHAAYHLPALFAINGALDTEALAHAFAAVLRRHETLRTRFVEVDGLWLARVDAADAFSLPVTRMSEPAALALARGEADRRFDLAAEWPCRVRLLRTGHARHLLVIVLHHVCCDGVSVGLLMQEIAAGYAAARAKSVTSEASGLSARTGDHGDGTGRGSAPARRFADFVRWQQRRLGSREQRAARDYWRERFARPAPALALPADRPGSAEQPAATLRLALPAALRETLDAHARQHRLTRFTLLVAGFAALLGRYAGEEDVVIGTPVANRTHAEWQALVGFVANTVALRFDCAADRSIGQFLEAASSTVRDALVHADLPFEQVLRAIDRPAGAPLFQAMFAMQPASAASFSLDALSVTALPLAPSQTKFDLTLLVEENGDDAELAFEYRADRFDRGWIADLARRYLLLLERLVANASASPEQPLGQLDLIEAADFARLSREWSDNAVERPPVPVHALVAAAAARTPQALAIVAPGGNLCYGELDALANRYAHALIAAGVAPGDRVGVCLPPSARLVAVVLAIGMAGAAYIPMDPAYPAERLQAMVDDARPTLTIVEPPAPVIGGTTTLALEQLHADAAAQPAYAPDLALAPGADPMTLPLYVIFTSGSTGRPKGAVVTQRNFVNLLHWYADTFGFHAYTRVLLLSALSFDLTQKNLFAPLLHGGTLVIKSRADFDAPSVVADIARQRVSVVNCTPSMFYAIVEADAANGWRGIETLRHAFLGGEPISLGPLADWLREAPQRTEIVNTYGPTECSDVCAYKRLPTSLDHWPAVVPIGAALPGFKLVAVDEHDRPVPDGMAGELLVGGIGVGDGYVGRPELNAERFFVPAFAAPGERFYRTGDRVRRRPDGDFVFLGRRDLQTKLRGFRIELGEIEAVLEAQPGVARAAASVRRGEAGDERLLAFVVAEAGAAAGLDAARLLGAVRGRLPAFAVPQAIVPLAALPLTPSGKLDRRALAALDAGAMPTADAPPHEAPQGALETCIAEVWCELLGLARVGRHDSFFALGGHSLLATRAVTRLVNHHGLTLDIGDVFEAPTVRELAERLAARGVAVPDAGREVAAEATGRFDGAPIARRDAVAPYPLSPAQQRMAFLARVEGSASTYNMSIALKLVGPLDVAALGRALDALVTRHPVLSVAFSADGESTVQTPCAPGFAALAAVPVAPDALADAVRELANRPFDLARDTTLRAHLLATGADQHVLVLSMHHIVCDGWSAGIVRDELGPLYAAARAGTDAALPALPVSYFDYAQWHRDWLSTERLARLDAYWTGQLAGLPELSTLPTDYRRPEVALHAGRTEPFVLPDALSARLAEVAREHGASRFMLALAAFQALVARLTHRAEVVVGTPVANRLRPELEGLVGLFVNTLVIRQQVDETQPFNVLLDATRRTLLDAYAHQDMPFERLVEQLKPARHLAYAPLFQILFVMDTGALDGLEMPELAVERIDALPGSAKYDLNMHLLERDGRLSGYVEYDTALFAPATIRRLIEMYRFVLEQVTAAPQRPLHELSLLSPALADELAALPARVSRAPREATIVELVRASAARWPDRAAVIDGDASLSYAGLLEAAERVAGALLAERVPREAPVGVLMGRSTTRAVALLGTLVAGCAYVPLDPEWPDERIRQILHSVGIAVLLTEAGQRAAALGFAGTVIDPCAASRPAVGAVGARRDPAPADLAYVITTSGSTGTPKSVMVPHRGVAHDLVFLVESREVRPEDRVLQITNFNFDPSVRDLFGAWSAGAAAVLLPPEVARDPAALLTRLARERISKVFSITPTLLRSILTVAETRGAPGELRLDTLMPCGERLSAEDCMRAWAVFGDSLRIVNQYGPTEATMTSANHLVTRDDLRLPRLPVGLPNPNTQVRVLDAHRREVPVGTFGEVHIDGIGITRGYANDTGRTAEAFIPNPFAARADAHGPILYRTGDIGRRLDDGSIDLMGRTDAQVKIRGNRVEPGEVEAALGRMSGVEHAAVKVFEDADGQSQLAAYVVLGTAPDDPERALRRHLERELPSYMVPVSLQVIDAMPTTITGKIDRRRLPEPVVRTGSREVRHLPASATEAAIAQIWAHALGHHDVDTRTSFFDLGGNSMQLISVQAALLARFGRELPIVDLFRHPTVELLAAFLDAGGGIAPPGGQPGGADHDAREPLLSAAARRRIEQRKHRNTGATARRQGRNEHES, encoded by the coding sequence GTGAGTACCGTGAGCTTCATGGCCGATCTGCAGCGGCGCGGCATCCGCCTCTACGCGAAGGCCGGCCAGCTGGCGGCCGACGCCGCGCCCGGCATGCTGACGGCGGGCCTGATCGAGCAGATCCGCGACCGCAAGGCCGAGATCCTCGACCTGCTCGACTCGCTCGAGGCGCAGGCGGCCCGCGCGCGCGACGCTGCCCCGCCAGAGGCGGCGGCCGATGCTGGTAATGGCGGCGACGCCGCCGGCGATGGCCAGCTGTCGGACGGCCAGCAGCAGATGGTGCTGGCCAGCCGGCTCGCCCACCACGCGGCCTACCACCTGCCGGCCCTGTTCGCGATCAACGGCGCGCTCGACACGGAGGCGCTCGCGCACGCCTTCGCGGCCGTGCTGCGGCGCCACGAGACGCTGCGCACGCGCTTCGTCGAGGTGGATGGGCTATGGCTGGCGCGCGTCGACGCGGCGGACGCGTTCTCGCTGCCTGTGACGCGCATGAGCGAGCCGGCCGCGCTCGCCCTCGCGCGCGGCGAGGCCGACCGCCGCTTCGATCTGGCCGCCGAATGGCCGTGCCGGGTGCGCCTGCTGCGCACCGGCCACGCGCGCCATCTGCTGGTGATCGTGCTGCATCACGTCTGCTGCGACGGCGTCTCGGTGGGCCTGCTGATGCAGGAGATCGCCGCCGGTTACGCGGCGGCCCGCGCGAAGTCCGTGACGTCCGAGGCCTCCGGCCTGTCCGCTCGAACCGGTGACCACGGCGACGGCACGGGCCGGGGCTCGGCGCCGGCCCGCCGCTTCGCCGATTTCGTGCGCTGGCAGCAGCGGCGCCTCGGCTCGCGCGAGCAGCGCGCCGCGCGCGACTACTGGCGCGAGCGCTTCGCGCGGCCCGCGCCCGCGCTCGCGTTGCCGGCCGACCGGCCCGGCTCGGCCGAACAGCCGGCCGCCACGCTACGCCTGGCGCTGCCGGCCGCGCTGCGCGAGACGCTCGACGCGCATGCGCGGCAACACCGGCTCACGCGCTTCACACTGCTGGTGGCGGGCTTCGCCGCATTGCTCGGCCGCTATGCCGGCGAGGAGGACGTGGTGATCGGCACGCCGGTCGCGAACCGCACCCACGCCGAATGGCAGGCCCTGGTCGGCTTCGTCGCCAACACCGTGGCGCTGCGCTTCGACTGCGCGGCCGACCGGTCAATCGGGCAGTTCCTGGAGGCGGCGTCGAGCACCGTGCGTGACGCGCTGGTCCACGCCGATCTGCCGTTCGAACAGGTGCTGCGCGCGATCGACCGGCCGGCCGGCGCGCCGCTGTTCCAGGCAATGTTCGCGATGCAGCCGGCCTCGGCCGCTTCGTTCTCGCTCGACGCGCTGTCGGTCACCGCGCTGCCGCTCGCGCCGTCGCAGACCAAGTTCGACCTGACGCTGCTGGTGGAGGAAAACGGCGACGACGCCGAGCTGGCCTTCGAATACCGTGCCGACCGCTTCGACCGCGGCTGGATCGCCGACCTCGCGCGCCGCTACCTGCTGCTGCTAGAACGGCTCGTGGCCAACGCCTCGGCATCGCCCGAACAGCCGCTCGGCCAGCTCGATCTGATCGAGGCTGCCGACTTCGCGCGCCTCTCGCGCGAATGGAGCGACAACGCGGTCGAGCGGCCGCCCGTGCCGGTCCACGCGCTCGTCGCGGCCGCCGCCGCGCGCACGCCGCAGGCGCTGGCGATCGTCGCGCCCGGCGGCAACCTGTGCTACGGCGAACTCGACGCGCTCGCGAACCGCTACGCGCATGCGCTGATCGCCGCCGGCGTGGCGCCGGGCGACCGTGTGGGCGTCTGCCTGCCGCCCTCGGCACGCCTCGTCGCCGTGGTGCTAGCGATCGGCATGGCAGGCGCCGCCTACATCCCGATGGACCCAGCCTACCCGGCCGAGCGCCTGCAGGCGATGGTCGACGATGCGCGGCCGACGCTCACGATCGTCGAGCCGCCCGCACCGGTGATCGGCGGCACCACCACGCTCGCGCTCGAGCAACTGCACGCGGACGCGGCCGCGCAGCCAGCGTATGCCCCCGACCTCGCGCTCGCGCCCGGTGCCGATCCAATGACGCTGCCGCTCTACGTGATCTTCACCTCGGGCTCGACCGGCCGCCCCAAGGGCGCCGTCGTCACGCAGCGCAACTTCGTCAATCTGCTGCATTGGTACGCCGATACCTTCGGATTCCACGCATACACCCGCGTGCTGCTGCTGAGCGCGCTCAGCTTCGACCTGACCCAGAAGAACCTGTTCGCGCCGCTGCTGCACGGCGGCACGCTCGTCATCAAGAGCCGCGCCGATTTCGATGCGCCGAGCGTGGTGGCGGACATCGCGCGGCAGCGCGTGAGCGTGGTCAACTGCACGCCGAGCATGTTCTACGCGATCGTCGAGGCGGACGCGGCCAACGGCTGGCGCGGCATCGAGACCCTGCGCCACGCGTTCCTCGGCGGCGAGCCGATCTCGCTCGGGCCGCTCGCCGACTGGCTGCGCGAGGCGCCGCAGCGCACCGAGATCGTCAACACCTACGGGCCGACGGAATGCTCGGACGTCTGCGCCTACAAGCGCCTGCCCACGTCGCTCGACCACTGGCCGGCCGTGGTGCCGATCGGCGCGGCCCTGCCCGGCTTCAAGCTGGTGGCCGTCGACGAGCACGACCGGCCGGTGCCCGACGGCATGGCGGGCGAGCTGCTGGTGGGCGGGATCGGCGTCGGCGACGGCTACGTGGGCCGCCCCGAGCTGAACGCCGAGCGCTTCTTCGTGCCCGCGTTCGCCGCGCCCGGCGAGCGCTTCTATCGCACCGGCGACCGGGTGCGGCGACGCCCCGACGGCGATTTCGTGTTCCTCGGCCGCCGCGACCTGCAGACCAAGCTGCGCGGCTTTCGCATCGAGCTGGGCGAGATCGAGGCCGTGCTCGAGGCACAGCCGGGCGTGGCACGCGCCGCCGCCAGCGTGAGGCGCGGCGAGGCCGGCGACGAGCGGCTGCTCGCGTTCGTCGTCGCTGAGGCGGGCGCCGCGGCCGGCCTGGACGCCGCGCGCCTGCTCGGCGCCGTGCGCGGCCGGCTGCCGGCCTTCGCAGTGCCGCAGGCGATCGTGCCGCTCGCGGCGCTGCCGCTCACTCCGAGCGGCAAGCTCGACCGGCGCGCGCTGGCCGCGCTCGACGCCGGCGCCATGCCCACGGCCGACGCGCCGCCCCACGAGGCGCCGCAGGGCGCGCTGGAGACCTGCATCGCCGAGGTCTGGTGCGAGCTGCTCGGCCTCGCGCGCGTGGGCCGTCACGACAGCTTCTTCGCGCTCGGCGGCCACTCGCTGCTCGCCACGCGGGCCGTGACCCGGCTCGTGAACCATCACGGCCTCACGCTCGACATCGGCGACGTATTCGAGGCACCGACCGTGCGCGAGCTGGCCGAACGGCTCGCGGCGCGCGGCGTCGCGGTGCCGGATGCCGGCCGCGAGGTGGCCGCGGAAGCCACCGGCCGATTCGATGGCGCGCCGATCGCGCGCCGCGACGCGGTGGCCCCGTATCCGCTCTCGCCCGCGCAGCAGCGCATGGCGTTCCTCGCGCGCGTCGAGGGCAGCGCCTCGACCTACAACATGTCGATCGCGCTGAAGCTCGTGGGGCCGCTCGACGTGGCCGCGCTCGGGCGCGCGCTCGACGCGCTGGTCACGCGCCACCCGGTGCTGTCGGTCGCGTTCTCGGCGGACGGCGAGAGCACCGTCCAGACACCGTGCGCACCCGGGTTCGCCGCGCTGGCCGCGGTGCCGGTGGCGCCGGACGCGCTCGCCGACGCGGTTCGCGAACTGGCGAACCGGCCGTTCGACCTGGCGCGCGACACCACGCTGCGCGCCCATCTGCTCGCCACGGGCGCGGACCAGCACGTGCTGGTGCTGTCGATGCATCACATCGTCTGCGACGGCTGGTCGGCCGGAATCGTGCGCGACGAGCTGGGCCCGCTCTACGCGGCGGCACGCGCCGGCACGGACGCCGCGCTGCCGGCGCTGCCCGTCAGCTACTTCGACTACGCGCAATGGCACCGCGACTGGCTGTCCACCGAGCGTCTCGCGCGGCTCGATGCCTACTGGACCGGCCAGCTCGCCGGGCTGCCCGAACTCTCGACGCTGCCCACCGACTACCGGCGCCCCGAGGTCGCGCTGCACGCCGGGCGCACCGAGCCGTTCGTGCTGCCCGACGCGCTCTCGGCCAGGCTCGCCGAGGTCGCGCGCGAGCACGGCGCGTCGCGCTTCATGCTCGCGCTGGCCGCGTTCCAGGCGCTCGTCGCGCGGCTCACGCATCGCGCCGAGGTGGTGGTGGGCACGCCGGTGGCGAACCGGCTTCGCCCCGAACTCGAGGGGCTGGTGGGGCTGTTCGTCAACACGCTGGTGATTCGGCAGCAGGTCGACGAGACGCAGCCGTTCAACGTGTTGCTCGATGCCACACGGCGCACGCTGCTCGACGCCTACGCACACCAGGACATGCCGTTCGAGCGGCTCGTCGAGCAGCTGAAGCCGGCTCGCCACCTGGCCTACGCACCGCTGTTCCAGATCCTGTTCGTGATGGACACCGGCGCGCTCGACGGGCTCGAGATGCCCGAGCTCGCCGTCGAGCGAATCGACGCGCTGCCCGGCTCGGCCAAGTACGACCTGAACATGCATCTGCTGGAGCGCGACGGCCGGTTGTCCGGCTATGTCGAATACGACACGGCGCTGTTCGCGCCGGCGACCATCCGGCGCCTGATCGAGATGTACCGCTTCGTGCTGGAGCAGGTCACGGCCGCCCCGCAGCGCCCGCTGCACGAGCTTTCGCTGCTCTCGCCGGCGCTCGCCGACGAACTCGCCGCCCTGCCGGCGCGCGTCTCGCGCGCGCCGCGCGAAGCCACCATCGTCGAGCTGGTGCGGGCCAGCGCGGCGCGCTGGCCGGACCGCGCCGCCGTGATCGACGGCGACGCCTCGCTATCCTACGCCGGCCTGCTCGAGGCGGCCGAACGCGTGGCCGGCGCGCTGCTGGCCGAGCGCGTCCCGCGCGAGGCGCCGGTCGGCGTGCTGATGGGACGCTCGACGACGCGCGCAGTGGCGCTGCTCGGCACGCTCGTGGCCGGCTGCGCCTACGTGCCGCTCGATCCCGAATGGCCCGACGAGCGGATTCGACAGATCCTGCACTCGGTCGGCATCGCGGTGCTGCTGACCGAGGCCGGCCAGCGCGCGGCGGCGCTCGGCTTCGCCGGCACCGTGATCGACCCGTGCGCGGCCTCGCGGCCTGCGGTGGGTGCAGTGGGCGCGCGCCGCGATCCGGCTCCCGCCGATCTGGCCTACGTGATTACCACCTCGGGCTCGACCGGCACGCCCAAGAGCGTGATGGTGCCGCACCGCGGCGTCGCCCACGACCTCGTGTTCCTGGTCGAGTCGCGCGAGGTGCGGCCCGAGGATCGCGTGCTGCAAATCACGAACTTCAACTTCGATCCGTCGGTGCGCGACCTGTTCGGCGCCTGGAGCGCCGGCGCCGCCGCCGTGCTGCTGCCGCCCGAGGTCGCGCGCGATCCGGCCGCGTTGCTGACGCGGCTCGCGCGCGAGCGCATCAGCAAGGTGTTCAGCATCACGCCCACCCTGCTGCGCTCGATCCTGACGGTCGCCGAGACGCGCGGCGCGCCCGGCGAGCTGCGGCTCGACACCCTGATGCCGTGCGGCGAGCGGCTGAGCGCCGAAGACTGCATGCGCGCCTGGGCCGTGTTCGGCGACAGCCTGCGCATCGTCAATCAGTACGGGCCGACCGAGGCCACCATGACCTCGGCCAACCACCTCGTGACCCGCGACGACCTGCGGCTGCCGCGCCTGCCGGTCGGGCTGCCGAACCCCAACACGCAGGTGCGGGTTCTCGACGCGCACCGGCGCGAGGTGCCAGTCGGCACGTTCGGCGAGGTCCATATCGACGGCATCGGCATCACGCGCGGCTATGCGAACGACACCGGGCGCACCGCCGAGGCGTTCATCCCGAACCCGTTCGCGGCGCGCGCCGATGCTCACGGCCCGATCCTCTACCGCACCGGCGACATCGGCCGCCGGCTCGACGACGGCAGCATCGACCTGATGGGCCGCACCGACGCGCAGGTGAAGATCCGCGGCAACCGCGTCGAGCCCGGCGAGGTCGAGGCCGCGCTGGGGCGCATGAGCGGCGTCGAGCACGCGGCCGTCAAGGTGTTCGAGGACGCCGACGGCCAGTCGCAACTGGCCGCCTACGTGGTGCTGGGCACGGCGCCGGACGACCCGGAGCGCGCACTGCGCCGCCATCTCGAACGCGAGCTGCCGTCCTACATGGTGCCGGTCTCGCTGCAGGTGATCGACGCGATGCCAACCACCATCACCGGCAAGATCGACCGCCGCCGGCTGCCCGAGCCCGTGGTGCGGACCGGCTCCCGCGAGGTCCGGCACCTGCCGGCCAGCGCCACCGAGGCGGCTATCGCGCAGATCTGGGCACATGCGCTCGGCCATCACGACGTCGATACCCGGACCAGCTTCTTCGATCTGGGCGGCAACTCGATGCAGTTGATCTCGGTGCAAGCGGCACTGCTCGCACGCTTCGGCCGCGAGCTGCCGATCGTCGACCTGTTCCGCCATCCGACCGTCGAGCTGCTGGCAGCCTTCCTCGACGCGGGCGGCGGCATCGCCCCGCCCGGTGGCCAGCCAGGCGGCGCCGATCACGACGCACGCGAGCCGTTGCTGTCGGCCGCCGCGCGCCGCCGAATCGAACAGCGCAAACACCGCAACACCGGTGCCACCGCGCGCCGACAGGGGAGAAACGAACATGAATCATGA
- a CDS encoding MupA/Atu3671 family FMN-dependent luciferase-like monooxygenase produces MTNLHERINQLSDAQKAALQARLEQKRTIRPAGRPLDFGLLFFSSDGSGQTAGKYDLLMDAARLADAEGFSAIWTPERHFQTFGGLYPNPAVLAAALAMVTRRIQLRAGSVVVPLHDPVRVAEEWAIVDNLSGGRVALSFASGWHRDDFAFRPYAFETRRETLEPAIDTIRRLWAGEPVTLAGVGGKPTEIRTFPRPVQPAFSFWLTGASRETWSRAARLDANVLCLMGPSLADLREKIALYREERLAAGLDPAGGKITVTLHTFIDDDLAAVKRQVRAPLTDYLEDYVRQFRSLMPAEEVARLEGAKESILDFAFERYFNFSSLLGDRTKCIEMLNQLTEAGVDEVACLVDFGLPADTVMAGLRKLAALRREFADAQAQASPAAAPVA; encoded by the coding sequence ATGACCAACCTGCACGAACGCATCAATCAGTTGAGCGATGCGCAGAAAGCCGCGCTGCAGGCGCGGCTCGAACAGAAGCGGACGATCCGGCCGGCCGGCCGGCCGCTCGACTTCGGCCTGCTGTTCTTTTCGTCCGACGGCTCCGGCCAGACTGCCGGCAAATACGACCTGCTGATGGACGCGGCGCGGCTCGCCGACGCCGAGGGCTTCAGCGCGATCTGGACGCCCGAGCGCCATTTCCAGACCTTCGGCGGGCTCTATCCCAACCCGGCCGTGCTGGCCGCCGCGCTCGCCATGGTCACGCGCCGCATCCAGTTGCGCGCCGGCAGCGTGGTGGTGCCGCTGCACGATCCGGTACGCGTGGCCGAGGAATGGGCGATCGTCGACAACCTGTCGGGCGGGCGCGTGGCGCTGTCGTTCGCGAGCGGCTGGCACCGCGACGATTTCGCCTTCCGCCCCTACGCGTTCGAGACGCGGCGCGAGACGCTGGAGCCCGCGATCGACACCATCCGCCGGCTGTGGGCCGGCGAGCCCGTCACGCTGGCCGGCGTGGGCGGCAAGCCCACCGAAATCCGCACCTTCCCGCGCCCGGTCCAGCCGGCCTTCTCGTTCTGGCTCACGGGCGCCTCGCGCGAGACCTGGAGCCGCGCCGCGCGGCTCGACGCCAACGTGCTGTGCCTGATGGGGCCATCGCTGGCCGACCTGCGCGAGAAGATCGCGCTGTACCGCGAGGAACGGCTCGCGGCCGGGCTCGACCCGGCCGGAGGCAAGATCACCGTCACGCTGCACACCTTCATCGACGACGACCTGGCCGCGGTCAAGCGGCAGGTGCGCGCGCCGCTGACCGACTATCTCGAAGACTATGTGCGCCAGTTCCGCAGCCTGATGCCTGCCGAGGAAGTCGCGCGGCTGGAGGGCGCAAAGGAGTCGATCCTCGATTTCGCGTTCGAGCGCTACTTCAATTTCAGCTCGCTGCTCGGCGACCGCACCAAGTGCATCGAGATGCTGAACCAGCTCACCGAGGCCGGCGTGGACGAGGTGGCCTGTCTGGTCGACTTCGGCCTGCCCGCCGACACCGTGATGGCCGGCTTGCGCAAGCTTGCCGCGCTGCGCCGCGAATTCGCCGACGCGCAGGCGCAGGCATCGCCGGCCGCCGCGCCGGTCGCCTGA
- a CDS encoding type I polyketide synthase encodes MNHELEGIAVVGIAGRFPGAADADALWHNVVAGRESIRRFSDEELAAAGVPRESIDAPRYVKARPLIDDVKGFDAECFGMTTREAEITDPQLRLLMECAHEALEQAGHVPGDDLTVGVYAGVRLSRYLEEHLLPNPDVVRSVGIESLQMINRKDSAATLLSYRLDLTGPSISLNTACSTGLVAVHLGCGALLNHECDMVLAGSAAIPAFDPEGYLHTPGGILSPDGHCRPFDQAAKGTLDGAGVGVVALMRLEDAVERGVPVLAVIRGTSVNNDGAIKIGYTAPSVDGQARVIAEAMATAGVGAETIGYVETHGTATPLGDPIEIAALTRAFRLDTDRIGFCGISSLKSNIGHLGAAAGIAGLIKAVQAVRHGVLPPSLNFEAPNPELRLADSPFYVIRDARPWPADRLPRRASVSSFGIGGTNAHLILEQAPDAAAAPQADAGTPRARLLPFSATSEAGLADYARRLAEVWRAAAPPSLDAAARTLQHQRRARRHRGFVVAADAAEAVREFERLAARAAPAVPAEGAHRPASGTPPVVLQFTGQGAQKRGMGTLAASRQPHLAARLNEAARWLHEDHGIELAALVADGHDPRSGLSLDATAGAQPALFALEWALGRFWLDAGIVPAALVGHSLGELVAATLADVMSLRDALRLVVARGAAMQQAPAGAMLAVPRGEAALAALLAASPAEAGTCVISAVNGPAACAVSGSLAGIAALEAQLSAQRIVHKRLDTSHAFHSPLMEPVLEDFRAAFDGIALRAPTLPIHSTVTGRRLTDAEAIDPAYWVGQLRAPVRYQQALQAALADLAGAAAVVLELGPGRTLTSAARGFVEARHAVLPSLGGVPDDEARALLQAFGQLWCLDVRLDWRVLDAAADAPLAALPTMPFTRRRAWIERFVPAAPLAPSGPLTPAAAAATAPADAAEPLAVSTSVQPTDEGLPMASPEEDGTATLHEQLTAIWRDALGDRPIGPDDSFFDLGGNSLLALQVVGRINQAFGVAINPSDMLKRPTVAELSDVITGKLLGKTDDADLDALLNEMSQLSDDDVRELLKQT; translated from the coding sequence ATGAATCATGAACTCGAGGGCATCGCGGTGGTCGGCATCGCCGGGCGCTTTCCCGGCGCGGCCGACGCGGACGCGCTCTGGCACAACGTGGTGGCGGGGCGCGAATCGATCCGGCGCTTCTCCGACGAGGAACTCGCGGCGGCCGGCGTGCCGCGCGAGTCGATCGACGCGCCGCGCTACGTGAAGGCACGGCCGCTGATCGACGACGTAAAGGGCTTCGACGCCGAGTGCTTCGGGATGACGACGCGCGAGGCCGAGATCACCGACCCGCAGCTGCGCCTGCTGATGGAGTGCGCGCACGAGGCGCTCGAACAGGCCGGCCACGTGCCCGGCGACGACCTCACGGTGGGCGTCTACGCCGGCGTGCGGCTGAGCCGCTACCTGGAGGAGCACCTGCTGCCGAACCCCGACGTGGTCCGCTCGGTGGGCATCGAGTCGCTGCAGATGATCAACCGCAAGGATTCGGCCGCCACGCTGCTGTCGTACCGGCTCGACCTGACCGGCCCGAGCATCAGTCTCAACACGGCCTGCTCGACCGGGCTGGTGGCCGTGCATCTCGGCTGCGGCGCGCTGCTGAATCACGAATGCGACATGGTGCTGGCCGGCTCGGCGGCGATACCCGCGTTCGATCCGGAGGGCTACCTGCACACGCCGGGCGGCATCCTCTCGCCGGACGGCCACTGCCGGCCGTTCGACCAGGCCGCGAAGGGCACGCTCGACGGCGCCGGGGTAGGCGTAGTCGCGCTGATGCGGCTCGAGGATGCCGTCGAGCGCGGCGTGCCGGTACTGGCCGTGATCCGCGGCACCTCGGTGAACAACGACGGCGCGATCAAGATCGGCTACACGGCGCCGAGCGTGGACGGCCAAGCGCGCGTGATTGCCGAGGCGATGGCCACCGCCGGCGTCGGCGCCGAGACGATCGGCTACGTCGAGACGCACGGCACCGCCACGCCGCTCGGCGACCCGATCGAGATCGCCGCGCTGACCCGGGCGTTCCGGCTCGACACCGATCGCATCGGCTTCTGCGGCATCTCCTCGCTGAAGAGCAACATCGGCCATCTCGGCGCAGCCGCCGGCATCGCCGGGCTCATCAAGGCCGTGCAGGCGGTGCGCCACGGCGTGCTGCCGCCGAGCCTGAACTTCGAGGCACCCAACCCGGAGCTGCGGCTCGCCGACAGCCCGTTCTACGTGATCCGCGACGCGCGCCCGTGGCCCGCGGACCGGCTGCCGCGCCGCGCCAGCGTCAGCTCGTTCGGCATCGGTGGCACCAACGCGCACCTGATCCTCGAACAGGCACCCGACGCCGCCGCGGCACCGCAGGCCGACGCCGGCACGCCGCGCGCCCGCCTGCTGCCGTTCAGCGCGACCTCGGAGGCGGGCCTCGCCGACTATGCGCGGCGCCTGGCCGAGGTCTGGCGCGCGGCGGCGCCGCCCTCGCTCGACGCCGCCGCGCGCACGCTGCAGCACCAGCGCCGCGCGCGGCGCCATCGCGGCTTCGTGGTGGCCGCCGACGCCGCCGAGGCGGTGCGCGAGTTCGAGCGGCTGGCCGCCCGCGCCGCGCCGGCGGTGCCGGCCGAGGGCGCCCACCGGCCCGCGTCCGGCACGCCGCCGGTGGTGCTGCAATTCACCGGCCAGGGCGCGCAGAAACGCGGCATGGGCACGCTGGCGGCAAGCCGGCAGCCGCACCTCGCGGCCCGGCTCAACGAGGCCGCGCGCTGGCTGCACGAGGACCACGGCATCGAGCTGGCGGCGCTCGTCGCCGACGGCCACGACCCGCGATCGGGCCTGAGCCTGGACGCCACCGCCGGCGCCCAGCCCGCGCTATTCGCTCTCGAATGGGCGCTCGGCCGCTTCTGGCTCGACGCCGGCATCGTGCCGGCCGCGCTGGTGGGCCACAGCCTCGGCGAGCTGGTGGCCGCCACGCTCGCCGACGTGATGAGCCTGCGCGACGCGCTGCGGCTCGTGGTGGCGCGCGGGGCCGCGATGCAGCAGGCGCCGGCCGGCGCGATGCTGGCCGTGCCGCGCGGCGAGGCCGCGCTCGCCGCGCTGCTGGCCGCCAGCCCCGCCGAGGCGGGGACCTGCGTGATCTCCGCCGTCAACGGCCCGGCCGCCTGCGCGGTGTCGGGCAGCCTCGCCGGCATTGCCGCGCTCGAGGCGCAGCTGAGCGCGCAACGCATCGTCCACAAGCGGCTCGACACCTCGCACGCGTTCCATTCGCCGCTGATGGAACCGGTGCTCGAAGACTTTCGCGCCGCGTTCGACGGCATCGCGCTGCGCGCGCCGACGCTGCCGATCCACTCGACCGTCACCGGCCGCCGGCTGACCGACGCCGAGGCGATCGACCCGGCCTACTGGGTCGGCCAGCTGCGCGCGCCGGTGCGCTACCAGCAGGCGCTGCAGGCCGCGCTCGCGGATCTGGCCGGCGCGGCCGCCGTGGTGCTCGAACTCGGCCCCGGCCGCACCCTGACGAGCGCCGCGCGCGGCTTCGTCGAGGCGCGCCATGCGGTGCTGCCGAGCCTCGGCGGCGTGCCCGACGACGAGGCGCGCGCCCTGCTGCAGGCGTTCGGGCAACTCTGGTGCCTCGACGTCCGGCTCGACTGGCGCGTGCTCGACGCCGCCGCCGACGCCCCGCTCGCGGCGCTGCCGACCATGCCGTTCACGCGCCGGCGCGCCTGGATCGAGCGCTTCGTGCCGGCGGCACCGCTCGCGCCGTCCGGCCCGCTCACCCCGGCCGCCGCCGCGGCGACGGCCCCGGCCGACGCGGCCGAGCCCCTTGCCGTTTCCACTTCCGTTCAACCCACCGATGAAGGACTGCCCATGGCCTCTCCCGAAGAAGACGGCACCGCCACGCTGCACGAACAGCTGACCGCGATCTGGCGCGACGCGCTCGGCGATCGCCCGATCGGCCCCGACGACAGCTTCTTCGACCTCGGCGGCAACTCGCTGCTGGCGCTGCAGGTCGTCGGCCGCATCAATCAGGCGTTCGGCGTGGCGATCAACCCGTCCGACATGCTCAAGCGCCCCACCGTCGCGGAGTTGTCCGACGTGATCACCGGCAAGCTGCTCGGCAAGACCGACGACGCCGATCTGGACGCGCTGCTCAACGAGATGTCGCAACTGTCGGACGACGACGTGCGCGAACTGCTGAAGCAGACCTGA